The Corynebacterium occultum sequence CGCGCCCACCGCGTCGTCGTCAAAGGAAAAGAGTCGCTTACGTTTCGCGGCGACCGGGGTGTCCAGGTCCGAGCGGTTGTAATCAGCCATTGTTCCCTTCCTGACGGAAACCCGTCTCACGCCAGTCCTCCGGCAACATGTGGTCGAGTAGGTCATCCACGGCGACCGCGCCGATGAGGTGCTTGTCCTCATCGAGCACGGGGCCGCACACCAGGTTATAGGTGGCGAAGTAGCGGGCCGCGGTCTCCTGGTCATCATCGGCGTAGAGCGGGGGCAGATCCGGGTCCAGGATGCCGGCGATCAGGGTGGAGGGGGGTTCCCGCAGGAGTTTTTGGAGGTGCACACAACCCAGGTATCGGCCCGTCGGTGTGGAGGTGGGCGGGCGGACCACGAAGATCAGGGAGGCCAGGGAAGTCGGCAGATCCGGGTTGCGGGCATGCGCCAGGGCTTCCGCCACCGTGGTCTGGGGGGAGAGGATCAGCGGCTCCGGGGTCATCAGGGCACCCACCGTGTCGGGGGAGAAGCTCATCAGGCGGCGCACCGGGGCGGACTCCTCAGGGTCCATCAGATCCAGCAGCACCTCAGCCTTGGTGTCCGGTAGTTCACCCAGCAGGTCGGCGGCATCATCCGGATCCATCTCCTCCAGCACATCGGCGGCCCGCTCAATGCCGAGTGCCTCAATCAGCTCCGCCTGATCATCATCGGGCAGTTCCTGGAGAATATCGGCCAGGCGTTCATCATTGAGTTCCGCGGCCACCTGCTCCCGCTGGCGGCGGGGCAGGTCAGCCAGAGCATTGGCCACATCGGCGGGGCGCATATCAGCGAACTCGGCGATGATCTCGGCAGTGCTGTCGGAGACACCGACACCACCGGCGGTCACCCCGTGGATATTGGCCCAGGGGATGATGAACAACTGGGGGCTGCGGCCGAATTTGGGGCGCTCCCCGAAAACCGCCACCCGGCTGATCACCCAGTCCCGGGTGCGGGTGCGTTCCAGCTCCACATCGGCGATCTCCAGGGAACGTTCATGCAGCTGGGGGAACTCCGGATCATCGGTGTGGACCCTGGATCCGACCATGTCTCCCATGATGGTGAGTTCACCGGCCCGGGACTGGAAGGCGCGCAGCGAGACCGAACCGGACACCAGGGTGATGTCACCCGGCTCAATGGCGGCGACGCGCAGCATGGGCAGGAAGATCCGCCGGTTGTTGACCAGCTCCACCACCAGGCCCAGGGCGCGGGAGGAACGGCCGTCGGGACGGATGCTGACCACGATGTCGCGGACCCGGCCGATCACATCGGTGTCGGGGCCGCGGACCTGCATGCCGCGGAGTCGGCCAGCGTAGACACGTGTGACGGTACTCATGAAGTCGTATTCTACCCCGCCGGAACTATCCGACCACCTGGCACGTTGTCATCATGAATCAGAAATTTCAAAAACCGGGATTGTAACGCACCGGTGTGAGAACACCGGTTCCAGAACGTGGGGAAAGGGAAACCAAGAGAAATGGCGAACCAGCAGTCGATGAGGCTGAAACCGGAAGGCTGGCCGGTGGGAAGTTTCGAGACCTACGAGCAGGCACAACAGGCGGTGGATCTGCTCAGCGACCGGAACTTCCCCGTAGGTGACCTGACCATCGTCGGTGTGAATCTGATGGAGGTGGAACGTGTCACCGGAAGGCTGACCTGGGGGCGGGTGCTCTTCAACGGGGCTGCCAGCGGTGCCTGGATGGGACTTTTCTTCGGCCTGCTCTTCGGCATTCTGGGGGGTGGTTTCCTGGTCCCCATGGTTGCAGGTGTGGTGCTCGGTGCCGTCTTCGGCATCGTCCTGGCGGTGGTGCCCTATGCCGCCAGCGGTGGGCGTCGTGACTTCACCTCCCGCACCCAGATCGTCGCCGGCCGTTATGATGTGCTCTGTGCCCCGGCCAACGCGCCGGAAGCCCGCGATGCGATCGCCCAGTCCGGTATCGCCGGGCCGGTCCAGCGCTCCACCCCTCAGGGTGGGTAGTCTAAGCGCTGAAGAACTCACCGCTGCCTGCCAGGAGGGCCATCATGTCGAAACGCCGGATGCTGGGCGTTGTCGCCACCGCAGTACTGCTGGGGGGTTGCAGCACCGCTGAACCAAAAAGCAATAGCATGACCACCAAGGAAACCCTGGTCATTGCGGTCATCAGCGATACCCCGGACTCCACGGAACAGATGGTGCTCGGCGAGCTTTATGAACGTGCCCTGGTTGAGGCGGGCCAGGACAGCACCATCGAGATCATGGGGGTTGAGGAGGACGAATCGGCCCTCCACCGGATGTCGGACAGTTACCTGGATCTGACAATCGGCTGCACCGGCGATGTGCTCAAGGCCATCTACCCGGATCGGGCCGCGGAACTGGTGAACGAGATTGCCGAGGACCCGGAGGCTGATCTCCACCAGGTCACTTATGAGGCCATGATCGGCGCCCTGCCCACCTACCTGGATGCCCCGGATCCCTCCCCGGCGGAAGGCTGTGGTGGTCCGGAGCGCAATGACGGGTTGCCGCAGAATATTGTGCCGATCTACCAGAAGTCCTCCGTCTCCCGGGATGCCCTGGAGGCCCTGCACGGGCTGGGTCGTTCGCTGAGCACGGAAAGCATCCAGGAGATCGTGCAGGAGGCCCGCAAGCGTGGTTCCGTGGCTGGTGCCGTGGAAGACTACTACTCCGGCTCCGGTGTCTTCGAGGGCGGGGGAGACCAGCGCCAGGGCACCCAGGACGCCTAACCTTCATCGACACCCCCGCAGCAGAGAACCACTGCTGCGGGTTTTTTCTATAGAAGGCAAAGGACGGCCCCCGCAAATTACGGGGGCCGTCCTCACTTCACATGAAGCTTCAACGACTAGACGTGGAAGGCTTCGTCGATCAACTTCTTCTGCTCGGCCTGGTGAACCTTCGACACACCGGTGGCGGTGGAGGACTGGGCACGGCGGGAGATGCGGACCATCTCGGGCATGTTCGGGACGAGGGTACGCAGGTGCTCGTTGTAGAACGGCCACGGGCCCTGGTTGGCGGGCTCATCCTGGACAAACCGGATCTGGGTGGCGTTCGGGAAGGACTCGAAGGCCTCACGCAGACGGTTGAAGGGGATCGGGTGCAGCATCTCGATGCGGACGATGGCGACATCGTCACGGCCGTCCTTCTCGCGACGCTTCTCCAGCTCGTAGTAGAGCTTGCCGGAGACCAGCATGATGGTCTTGACCTTGTCGGCATCTCCGATGACCTTGCCGTCATTGTCAACCAGACGCGGATCGTTGATCACGGACTGGAACTTCTTGACCTCGGTGAAGTCCTCCACCGGGGAGGCGGCGGCCTTCATGCGCAGCATCGACTTCGGGGTGAAGACGATCAGGGGTCGCTTCAGGTCCGAGAGTGCGTGACGACGCAGCAGGTGGAAGTAATTGGCCGGGGTGGAGGGCTGGGCCACGGTCATGGAACCCTCGGCACAGAGCTGCAGGAAACGCTCGATGCGGGCGGAGGAGTGGTCCGGGCCCTGTCCCTCGTAGCCGTGCGGCAACAGCAGCACGAGCTTGGAGGTCTGGCCCCACTTGGCCTCACCGGAGGAGACGTACTCGTCGATGATGGTCTGCGCACCGTTGGCGAAGTCACCGAACTGTGCCTCCCAGGCGACCAGGGCATCCTGGTTGCCCACGGAGTAGCCGTACTCGAAGCCCATGCCGGCGTACTCGGTCAGTGCGGAGTTGTAGACCAGGAACTTGCCGCCGTTGCCCTTCTGGGCGGCGAGCTCGTTCAGGCCGTTGTACTCATCACCGGTCTTCGGGTCGAAGACCACGGCGTGACGCTGGGTGAAGGTGCCGCGGCGGGAATCCTCACCGGCGAGACGGACCAGCTGGCCGGCGTTGGCCAGGGAGGAGAAGGCGATGAGCTCGCCCCAACCCCAGTCGATGCCACCCTGGGAGACGGCGTCGACACGCTTCTTGGCCACCGGGGCGACACGGGAGTGCAGCTCGAAGCCCTCAGGGACGTTGGCGTAGGCCTGACCGATCTCCACCAGCTCTGCGCGGGTGATGTTGGTCTCCAGGCCGTAGGGCAGTTCCTGGGAGCCGGTGATACCGGTCTGCTCCTGGATGTCCTTCTTCTCGGCGTCCTTGACCTCGTTGAAGACGGACTCCATCTGGTCGTGGAAGTCGAGTGCGACCTTCTCGGCGTCCTCGACGGAGAGGTCGCCACGGCCGATGAGATCCTCGGTGTAGTGGGCGCGGACGGTCTCGCGCTCATCGATGATCTCGTACATCTTCGGCTGGGTCATCGAGGGGTCATCGGCCTCGTTGTGACCGCGACGGCGGTAGCAGATGAGGTCGAGGAAGACGTCCTTGCCGAAGCGACGACGGTAGTCGGTGGCCAGCTGGGCAACCCAGACCACGGCCTCCGGGTCATCACCGTTGACGTGGAAGACCGGGCAGCCGAAAGCCTTGGCGTAGTCGGTCGAGTAGTGCATGGACCGGCTGGAGTCCGGGGTGGTGGTGAAACCGATCTGGTTGTTGACGACGATGTGGATGGTGCCACCCACGTCATAGCCACGCAGCTTCGCCAGGTTGATGGTCTCCGGGACGATGCCCAGGCCAGCGAAGGCGGCATCACCGTGGAGCAGCAGCGGGACGACGGTGTAGCCGTCCTCGCCCTTGTCCAGCAGGTCCTGCTTGGCGCGGGCGATGCCCTCCATGACCGGGTTGACGGCCTCGAGGTGGGAGGGGTTGGCGGTCAGGGAGACCTTGATCTCGCCGTCGCCGAACATCTGGATGTGGGTGCCCTCGGAACCGAGGTGGTACTTCACGTCACCGGAGCCACCGATCTGGCCCTGCTCCATGTTGCCCTCGAACTCGTTGAAGATATTCGCGAGCGGCTTACCGACGATGTTGAAGAGCACGTTCAGGCGGCCGCGGTGCGGCATGCCGATGACGACCTCGTCCAGACCCTGGCCGGCGGCGGTGTCGATGACGGCGTCCATCATCGGGATCAGTGCCTCAGCACCCTCGAGGGAGAAGCGCTTCTGGCCGACGTACTTGGTCTGCAGGAAGTTCTCGAATGCCTCGGCGGCGTTCAGCTTCTGCAGGATGTACTTCTGCTCGGCACCGGTCGGCTTGGGGATGCCGGCCTCGATGCGGTCCTGCAGCCAGAGACGCTCATCGCGGTCGAGGATGTGGGTGTACTCGGAACCGACCTTGAGGGTGTATGCCGAGCGCAGGCGGGAAAGCACCTCGCGCAGGGTCATGGTCTCCTTGCCGCCGAAACCACCGACGTGGAAGGTGCGGTCGAGGTCCCAGAGGGTCAGGCCGTGGGTCTCGATGTCCAGGTCGCGGTGATCCGGGATCGGCATGCCGGGCTGCTGCCACTTCAGCGGGTTGGTGTCGGCGATGAGGTGACCGCGGGAGCGGTAGGCCTCGATCAGCTGCATGACCCGGGTGCTCTTGTCCACACCGGTGTTCGGGACATCCTGGCCCCAACGCATCGGGGTGTAGGGGACACCCATCTCATCGAAGATGTGGTCCCAGAAGGCGTCGTCGATCAGCAGCTGGGACATGGTGCGCAGGAACTCGCCGGACTCGGCACCCTGGATCACGCGGTGATCGTAGGTGGAGGTGATGGTGACGAGCTTGCCCACGCCCAGGTCTGCCAGGCGGTCCGCGGAAGCACCGGCGAACTCGGCCGGGTAATCCATGGAACCGACACCGATGATGGTGCCCTGGCCCTTGGTCAGACGCGGGACGGAGTGACGGGTGCCGATGCCGCCCGGGTTGGTCAGCGAGACGGTGACACCGGAGTAGTCATCCATGGTCAGCTTGCCGACGCGGGAGCGGGCGACGATGTCCTCGTAGGCATCCAGGAACTGCGAGAAGCTCATCTTCTCGGTTTCCTTGATGGCTGCCACGACCAGGGCGCGGGAACCGTCCTTCTGCGGGAGGTCGATGGCCAGGCCCAGGTTAATGTTCTCCGGGACGACCATGGACGGCTTGCCGTCGATGATGTCATAGGAGTTGTTCATGTCCGGATGGGCCATGACGGCCTTGACCAGGGCGTAACCGATGATGTGGGTGAAGGAGATCTTGCCGCCACGGGTCCGCTTCAGCTGGTCATTGACCATGGCGCGGTTCTCGAACATCAGGCGGACAGGCATGTCGCGCACCGAGGTTGCGGTGGGGACCTCAAGGGAGATGTCCATGTTCTTGGCGATGGCCTTGAACATGCCCTTCAGAGGGGTGGCACCTGCCTCCGGAGCCTCCTTGACATTGTCCAGGGGAGACTTCGGTTTGGTGGCCTTCTTAGCCGAGGCCGGCTTCTCAGTGGTCTTCTTCGGAGCAGTCTTGACCGGCTCCTTCACCGCAGCGGGGGCTGCGGCCTTCTGAGGTGCACTCTCCGGGGTGGCCGTTGCCGGCGCGCCCTTGGTTTCAAAGAGCTCCCGCCATTCCTGGTCTACCGAATTCGGGTCCTTCTGGAACCGCTGGAACATCTCGTCTACCAGCCATTGGTTCTGGCCGAAAGTACTAGCGCTGCTCACGGCAGGATCTCGCCTCATTTCCTTGGTGAATCTTCTGATAGATCTATTTTTTATCGTGTTCCCATACAGGGTAACCCGTCTGCACCTGACAGCGAACACAGCTAGGGGTGTATTTCCCACCCCCGACTGTAGCGAATCCTACTTATTGGGAATTCCACATTGCGGCGTACATTCCACCGTAGCTGAGCAATGTCAGGTGAGAACCGTCTTCGATGATACGCCCATGGTCGATAACCAGGATTCGATCGGCCCGCGCTGCGGTCGCCAGGCGGTGCGCCACGATCACCGAGGTTCGCCCCCGGGTAACCGCGGCGGAGGCATCCAACACGGTGGCCTCGGTCGCCGGGTCAAGGGTGGCGGTGGCCTCATCGAGCAGCAGCAGTCTGGGTTCGATCAGTTCGGCCCGGGCCAGGGCGATCAGCTGGCGTTGGCCGGAGGACAGTCCCTGCCCTCTTTCCCCGACGCGGTGGTTCAGGGCATCGGGAAGCAGGGAGAGCGCCTCCAGCGCACCGACCCGGCGGACCGCAGCGATGATCTCCTCCCGGCTGGCCCCGGGTCTGCCGTAGGCGATGTTCTCGGCGACGGTGCCGGGGAAGAGGTGGGACTCCTGCGGCACGGAGCCGATCGCGGCCCGCCACTGCTGCAGGGGGAAGCCACGCAGGTCGGTGCCCCCGGCCGTCACGGAGCCCTCCTGTGGGTCATAGAAGCGGGACAGCAGCTTGACGACGGTCGATTTACCGGCCCCGGTGGGCCCCACCAGCGCGACGGTGCTGCCGGGGGCGAGACGGGTGTTCAGCTCCCGGGCCACTTCGGTGCCGCCCTCGGTGTAGGCGAAGGAGACATTCTCGAAACCGATCTCCTTCCCGGCGGCCCGATCCGCCCCCGGGGTGGTGCCGTCATCGGCGACGGCGGGCTCCTCGGCGAGCAGCTCCTGGATGCGTTGCAGACCGACGCTGGCCTGCTGGTAACTGTCGAAGATCTGGCCCAGCTGCTGCAGCGGACCGAAGAGCTGGCTGAGGTACATCACGAAGGCGATGAGCACACCGGTGCTGATCTCACCCCGGGCAACGTGCAGGGCACCGACCCCCAGTACCGCAGCCTGTGCCAGTTCAGAGACCGCGCCGATGCCGGGGAAGTAGATCGACACGGCGGTCTGGGAACGCACCCGCAGGCGCCGGTACTCCCCGGACTCCGTCTCCAGGCGATCCCGGGTCACCGCGGTCATGTTGTGCATCTGGGAGGTGCGCAACCCGTTTATGGCCTCTGCGAAGGAGGAGTTGACCTGGCTGACCTGTTCCCGGGCCCGGCGGTAGAGGCGGGAGGAGATCCGCCGGAAAA is a genomic window containing:
- a CDS encoding general stress protein; this encodes MANQQSMRLKPEGWPVGSFETYEQAQQAVDLLSDRNFPVGDLTIVGVNLMEVERVTGRLTWGRVLFNGAASGAWMGLFFGLLFGILGGGFLVPMVAGVVLGAVFGIVLAVVPYAASGGRRDFTSRTQIVAGRYDVLCAPANAPEARDAIAQSGIAGPVQRSTPQGG
- a CDS encoding magnesium transporter MgtE N-terminal domain-containing protein, with the protein product MSTVTRVYAGRLRGMQVRGPDTDVIGRVRDIVVSIRPDGRSSRALGLVVELVNNRRIFLPMLRVAAIEPGDITLVSGSVSLRAFQSRAGELTIMGDMVGSRVHTDDPEFPQLHERSLEIADVELERTRTRDWVISRVAVFGERPKFGRSPQLFIIPWANIHGVTAGGVGVSDSTAEIIAEFADMRPADVANALADLPRRQREQVAAELNDERLADILQELPDDDQAELIEALGIERAADVLEEMDPDDAADLLGELPDTKAEVLLDLMDPEESAPVRRLMSFSPDTVGALMTPEPLILSPQTTVAEALAHARNPDLPTSLASLIFVVRPPTSTPTGRYLGCVHLQKLLREPPSTLIAGILDPDLPPLYADDDQETAARYFATYNLVCGPVLDEDKHLIGAVAVDDLLDHMLPEDWRETGFRQEGNNG
- a CDS encoding multifunctional oxoglutarate decarboxylase/oxoglutarate dehydrogenase thiamine pyrophosphate-binding subunit/dihydrolipoyllysine-residue succinyltransferase subunit, which encodes MSSASTFGQNQWLVDEMFQRFQKDPNSVDQEWRELFETKGAPATATPESAPQKAAAPAAVKEPVKTAPKKTTEKPASAKKATKPKSPLDNVKEAPEAGATPLKGMFKAIAKNMDISLEVPTATSVRDMPVRLMFENRAMVNDQLKRTRGGKISFTHIIGYALVKAVMAHPDMNNSYDIIDGKPSMVVPENINLGLAIDLPQKDGSRALVVAAIKETEKMSFSQFLDAYEDIVARSRVGKLTMDDYSGVTVSLTNPGGIGTRHSVPRLTKGQGTIIGVGSMDYPAEFAGASADRLADLGVGKLVTITSTYDHRVIQGAESGEFLRTMSQLLIDDAFWDHIFDEMGVPYTPMRWGQDVPNTGVDKSTRVMQLIEAYRSRGHLIADTNPLKWQQPGMPIPDHRDLDIETHGLTLWDLDRTFHVGGFGGKETMTLREVLSRLRSAYTLKVGSEYTHILDRDERLWLQDRIEAGIPKPTGAEQKYILQKLNAAEAFENFLQTKYVGQKRFSLEGAEALIPMMDAVIDTAAGQGLDEVVIGMPHRGRLNVLFNIVGKPLANIFNEFEGNMEQGQIGGSGDVKYHLGSEGTHIQMFGDGEIKVSLTANPSHLEAVNPVMEGIARAKQDLLDKGEDGYTVVPLLLHGDAAFAGLGIVPETINLAKLRGYDVGGTIHIVVNNQIGFTTTPDSSRSMHYSTDYAKAFGCPVFHVNGDDPEAVVWVAQLATDYRRRFGKDVFLDLICYRRRGHNEADDPSMTQPKMYEIIDERETVRAHYTEDLIGRGDLSVEDAEKVALDFHDQMESVFNEVKDAEKKDIQEQTGITGSQELPYGLETNITRAELVEIGQAYANVPEGFELHSRVAPVAKKRVDAVSQGGIDWGWGELIAFSSLANAGQLVRLAGEDSRRGTFTQRHAVVFDPKTGDEYNGLNELAAQKGNGGKFLVYNSALTEYAGMGFEYGYSVGNQDALVAWEAQFGDFANGAQTIIDEYVSSGEAKWGQTSKLVLLLPHGYEGQGPDHSSARIERFLQLCAEGSMTVAQPSTPANYFHLLRRHALSDLKRPLIVFTPKSMLRMKAAASPVEDFTEVKKFQSVINDPRLVDNDGKVIGDADKVKTIMLVSGKLYYELEKRREKDGRDDVAIVRIEMLHPIPFNRLREAFESFPNATQIRFVQDEPANQGPWPFYNEHLRTLVPNMPEMVRISRRAQSSTATGVSKVHQAEQKKLIDEAFHV